In the genome of Hyphomicrobium sp. CS1GBMeth3, the window CGTAGCCTACGGCCAGTTCATCGACGCGATGACTCAGGCGATGAGCTTCTGGACCAAGTCGTTACCCCCCAACGATATGTCGGCTGGGTTCCGAGCAGTGCAGGATCGCGCCACGAAGTTCGCCAAGCAGAACGCCGAGGCGGCATTTGGGCTGGCGAGCGATCTTGCGAGCGCCAAGGACATCCAGGAGATTCTCGCGCACCAGAGCCGGTTCGCGCAGCAGCAGATGCAAGCCTATGCCTTGCAGGCACAGGAGCTGGGACGGCTCGTGGCCGAGGCCATGCAGAACCTGCAGCCGAGGAAGTAGTTCGACGAAGGGCACATCGCGGGCGCCCGCCGCGGCGCTGCGCGGGTGTGCTGTGCAACTATCGAAAAGTCGTCTCTTGCCTTAACGGAGCGTGTACTTCGCGCGCGCTCGGCAATTGCGGCGATATCGCCCCCTATACATTGCTCGATCACCAGCGAGCCGTCCGG includes:
- a CDS encoding phasin family protein, which translates into the protein MSQNPFEIPQQVRDLAEKNVDQARVAYGQFIDAMTQAMSFWTKSLPPNDMSAGFRAVQDRATKFAKQNAEAAFGLASDLASAKDIQEILAHQSRFAQQQMQAYALQAQELGRLVAEAMQNLQPRK